The following coding sequences lie in one Hippoglossus hippoglossus isolate fHipHip1 chromosome 14, fHipHip1.pri, whole genome shotgun sequence genomic window:
- the LOC117773968 gene encoding LOW QUALITY PROTEIN: serine-rich and transmembrane domain-containing protein 1 (The sequence of the model RefSeq protein was modified relative to this genomic sequence to represent the inferred CDS: deleted 1 base in 1 codon) has translation MSGMDVPLVDHNDTGVSPIDNGTFLRFSPTSVSTSAAASSPGRPGNVYVYVWLFLGLLVFLLTLLIISLHRLKNIISSSSSVPDCSSEGGSSFTNMEILVASRQRSTISSLST, from the exons ATGTCTGGGATGGACGTCCCACTGGTGGACCACAATGACACTGGAGTCTCCCCAATAGACAACGGGACCTTCCTGCGTTTCTCTCCAACCTCTGTCTCCACGTCGGCCGCCGCCTCGTCCCCGGGACGTCCGGGCAACGTGTACGTGTACGTGTGGCTCTTCCTCGGCCTGCTGGTGTTCCTGCTCACGCTGCTCATCATCTCCCTCCACCGGCTGAAGaacatcatctcctcctcctcctcggtgcCCGACTGCAGCAGCGAAGGGGGGAGCTCCTTCACCAACATGGAGATACTTGTAGCATCTCGT CAGAGGTCCACCATCTCCTCACTGTCCACCTGA